A region of the Bryobacteraceae bacterium genome:
GGTAGGTCTGGGCGGCGTTTTTCGGCACGCGGTCCGGCGGGATCACCGCCGCCAGCGAGTACGTGGGCACGTAGGGATGCGGATGCTGTGAGAGAAACCGTCGGCGCGCATCCTGCCGGAGGCTTTTGAACCCCTCGGCGGGGTTGCCCTTGCATCCGGCGCGGTCTTTCACCTTGCCCATCCAGGCGTCCAGTTGCACCGGCAACGAATCGGCGATCGGCGAGCCGCCGCTGGCGCCCGCAGTGCTGACGAAGGCGGCCACTTTGGCGCGGATCTGCGGGTACAGGGCCAGCGCGGTCTGGATGTCCGGCGTGCCCTTGCTGTAGCCGACCAGGATGAACGGGCGCTGATCCGTCAGCCACTGCTCCTCGATGTGGTTGGCGATCAGCCGGGCGTTGTCCTCGCTGGAATCATTCGGCACCGCGAGCAGATCGGCAGCGACCCCATATTTCTCCGTCAACACCTTGCGGCCGAGCGCAAAGGCGGGATTGTCCGAGACGCAGGTGTTGAAGATGCCCGGCACCACCAGCAGGCGGTAGCCGCGCGGGACTTCGCCGAGCGGCAGGTCTTCTTTCCCCCTTGCCTCCAGCCAACGGGAGCAGGGCAGCAGGTCCTCGCCGTCCGGGCCGTTCTTCTTCAGCACGGAACAGAAGACGTCGGCAAAATCCTGGGCGCGGCTGCCCGGATCCGGCCGCAGATAAATCACCAGGATACGGCCATCGGAAAAGTATTCCTGTCCGTGGGCTGTTTTCGCCTTTGTCACCGTATTTTTCGGCGTGACATAGTCCATTTTCACGACCTGGCCGCTGTGCTTGAGGGTCTCTCCAATGAAATCGCGCTCCTTGTCGGTGTCGGGATCGATGCGGTGGGTGATGCCGCCGGTGCGCTGGTCGCGGTCGAATCCGATGTCATGCGTGCCGGCGCCCACCCACAGCGTCAGTCCGCCGACGTCGAAGGGGGCCTTCCAGATCCGAAAGTGGTGCCGCTCGGCCACGGTCATCACCGGATCGCTCATCGCGAAGCCGTAATCCTGGGGGCGCCCGAAGACATAGAGCTCGCTCATCGGCATGGTCAGATACGCCTGGCGGGAAAGGGTTCCGAGCGCGCCGCGGAGGATCGAGTCCTTCACCGAGCGATCCACCGCCACCCAGCCCACGCTGAGCAGCGCCTGCTTGACCTGCTCTTCCGTCCCCAGGATCAGGAAGTTGATGCGGTCGCCTTCGTTGCCCTCCTTGTCCACCACCCGGCGCGGGATTTTATCCAGAATTTCATCGGTGATCGGCGGTAATTCTCCTTCGAATTTTTCCGGCTGCTCTTTTGCTTTCTCGAGAATTTCGACCGTCACGATATACTCGCCCCGGACGGGCGAGGCATTCTGGTTCACGCCCACGAAGAGCCGGCCGCTCACGGTCATCCGGCTCTCGCGGCGGCTGCCCACCAGGAACGGCCGCGCCGCCGGGCCCTCGCCCACACGGCCGATCACCGCGCCGCGGCCGGCGTCGTTCAGGGGGTAGGCGCGGATCAGGTCGCGCCAGCCGCGGGGCAATCCGTGGGGCGTCGCCTCCTGGCGGGCATCGGCGTACTTGAGCGAGCCTTCGGCGGTGATGCGCACCAGATCGCCCGCCTGCACGTCCACTCCCGTGTCCACCCAGGTCTGCTGTCCGTCCAGCTTCACCTTCACCGGCTGGCCCGCCAGAACGGCCGCCGCCCCGCCCAGCCAGACCGTAAGAATCCAGAGTCTCATCCTGCCTTTTTCTCCTGTGGACGAAGGATCCCGCTCTGCTCTTGCATCCGCGGTTGCCGCAAGGCCCGCTCCTCCACTCTCATCCGGCACTCGCGCAGGAAGCGGTCCGGGTCGGGGTGCCGCGGCGTATGGCGGATCTCATGGCGGCTGGAAAAAACCCGCAGGGCCGAACATTCGATCCCGAGCCTCCTGCCCGCCCCGCCAAACTCCTCGTAGGGCTCGATGGCCAGCACCTCGTCCCAGCGGATGCGCACCCGGCGCAGGCCCAGCCACTGCCGTTGCTCGACGCCGGCCGGCCCGCAGAGAATTTCCCGCGGCCAGCAAGCGATCATCCAGAGGGAAAGCGCGGCCAGCAGGCCGAGCTCCGCTTCCCGCGGCCGCGGGGCCGGTGATTCAAACCACCAGGACAGCAGCGCCGTCAGCGCATTCACCAGCAGTCCGGCGCCAATCAGGATCCGCGTCCGCCACCGGCCCGGAAAATGCAGCAGCTCCGGATACAGGCTATCCCGATAGGAGCCCACGAGCCCATTCTGACAGACTCCCGCCGACACCGCGCCCCGCTTGCGGGACAATCGAATCATGCCGCGGTTGTTCCTCATTGACGCGTTCAACCTGATTTTCCGCGCCTACCACGCGCGCCAGCGCACCGGCGCGCCGCCAATGCGGACTTCGCGCGGCTCGTCCACCGAAGCCATCTACATCTTCCACAACATGATCCGGCGGCTCCAGAAACAGTACGCGCCCGAATACATGGCAGCCGTCTTCGAAAGCGAGGAGCCCACCTTCCGCGACCAGGCGTTCGCCGAATACAAGGCCAACCGCGCCGAGACGCCTCCGGAATTGCTGGAACAGATCCCCGCCATCGAGCGGATGCTGCATGCGATGCGCGTGCCCGTGCTCAAGGCCGCAGGCTACGAGGCCGACGACGTGATCGGCACGCTGGCGCGCCGCGCCGCCGCGCAGGGCGTCGAAGTATGGATGATCAGCTCCGACAAGGACCTTCTTCAGCTTGTTGGCGACGGCATCTACATGATGGATCCGATGAAGAACGACACGCTCTATGACGCGGCCCGGGTGGAGGAGTTCAAGGGCGTGCCTCCGGAGCGCATCGTCGACCTGCTGGCGCTGGTGGGCGATGCCTCCGACAACATTCCCGGCGCGCCGGGAATCGGCGAAAAGGGCGCCGTGCAACTGCTCCGGGAGTTTGGCAGCCTCGACGACCTGCTGCGCCGCGCCGGCGAGGTGCAGCGCAAGACGTACCGCGAGAGCCTCCTGAATCACCGCGATCAGATCGAACTGTCGCGCCGGCTCGCCACCATTTGCACCGACGCGCCCATGGACGTGAAACTCGAAGATCTTGCCGCGCAGCCGCCGGACCTCGAAGCGATGGCTGCTTTCTACCGAGAGTACGAGTTCATCAGCTTCCTGAAGGAGCTCCAGCTCCCTGCGGCCGGCGACGGGGCCACGACCGAGGAGGCGCCCGCCGGGCCCGAGCCCGACACGGCCATCTTCTATGACTGGAAGGCGGCCGGATGCCCGGACCCCGGCAAACCGGTGGAAGACATCCTGCTGTATGCGTTCCTGGTGCTGGCCGATCCCTCAGCCTGCGCGCTTGATTCGCTCATCGCCCGCTATCTGGAGCGGCCGCCGGCCAGCCGCGAGGAGACGCTGCGCGCGCTGGCGCGCCGCCTCCGCCCGCTCGTCACTGGCGACCTCCGGCGCCTGTATGACGAGGTCGACCTGCCGCTGATGCCCGTTCTTCTCCGCATGGAGCGCACCGGCGTGCGCATCGACACGGCGCGTCTCGGCGAGCTTTCGGCGCGGCTCGAACAGGATCTGGGGCGGCTCACCGAGGAAATTTACGCGCTGGCCGGCGGGCCGTTCAACATCAACTCGCCGAAACAATTGGGCGAGATCCTGTTTGAACGGCTGAAGCTCCAGCCGCAGGGCAAGACGACGAAGACGAAGGCGTACTCCACTTCGGCCGACGTGCTCGAGGCGTTGGCCGGCGAGCATCCGGTGGTCCGGAAAATTCTCGACTACCGGCAGCTGGCCAAGCTGAAAGGGACATACGTGGACGCACTGCCGCAACTGATTTCGCCCGAAGACGGCCGCCTCCACACCACCTACAACCCTGCCGGCGCGGCCACCGGGAGGCTGAGCTCCACCGAACCGAACCTCCAGAACATCCCCGTCCGCACCGAACTTGGGCGCGAGATCCGTTCCTGTTTCGTTCCCGAGCCCGGCTGGGTGCTGCTGTCGGCCGACTACTCGCAGATCGAGCTGCGGCTGCTGGCCCATTTTTCCTCCGACGCGGCGCTGCTCGATGCCTTCCGCCGCGGCGAGGACATCCACACCCGCACGGCAAGCGAAATTCACGGCGTGCCGCCGCTGATGGTCACGCCGGAGATGCGGCGCGCCGCCAAGGCGGTGAACTTCGGCATCGTCTACGGGCAGACGCCGTTCGGGCTGGCGCAGCAGCTCGGCATCCCGCAGGAGGAGGCGAAGCTGTACATCCAGCGGTATTTCGAACGGTATCCCGGCGTGCGGCTCTGGATCGACCGTACGATCGCCGAGGTGCGCGAGCGCGGCTACACGCTGACGTTGTGGGGCCGGCGGCGCCCGATTCCTGACATCCAGTCGAAAAACCCCAATGCGCGCGCCTTCGCCGAACGGACGGCGGTGAACACGCCGCTCCAGGGCACCGCGGCGGACCTGATGCGGAAGGCGATGATCGTTACCGACGCCGAGATCCGGCGCCGCGGGCTGCGCTCGCGGATGCTGCTTCAGGTGCATGACGAACTCGTGCTTGAATGCCCGCCCGAAGAACTGGAAGAGGCGCGCTCGCTGGTGCGGCAGGCGATGGAAGGAGTCGAGAAGCTCGCCGTGCCGCTCGTCGTGGAAACGGCGGCCGGCCCGAACTGGCGTGACGTGCAATGAACGAAGCGCTGCGAAAACAACTGGAGCTGTTGCGCCGCCGCATCGCCCGGATTGAGGCCCGGGCGCCGCGGCCGGCGCAGCCGGCGCCTCTGCCCGCAGACCTGGGCCGGGAAGTGGAGACTCCGCTTGGCCGCCACTGGGAGCTCGAGCGCCGCTGGCCGGCCCACCACCTGCACGGCTCGGCCGACGTGGGCGCCCTCGCAGACCTGCCGCCGGACCTGCTGGCCGCGCTGAGCGAGGAAGCCGCCGGTTGCGCGCCCCATGAATGGGTCTTTCTCGACACCGAGACCAGCGGGACCAGTGGCGGAAGCGGCACGTTCGCCTTTCTCGTCGGCACCGGCCGCATCACCCCGGCAGGCTTCGTTGTCCGCCAGTTTTTCATGCGCGAGCACGGCGAAGAGCCTTCCATGCTCGGCGCCCTGGCCCAGCATCTGGCCCAGTTCCGCCTGGTAGTGACGTACAACGGAAAGGCGTTTGACCTGCCGCTGCTCGAGACGCGGTACCGGCTGGCACGCCAGCGGCCCCCGTTCGCCCATCTCGTGCACGTGGATCTGCTGCATTCGGCGCGGCGGCTGTGGCGGCTGGCGCTCGAGTCGTGCCGTCTGATGGACCTTGAGGCGCGCATTCTTGGCTTTGAACGTCAGGGCGATCCGGGCGGCGCGCTGATTCCGCGACTGTATCTCGAATTTCTCCGCACCGGGAATTTTCGCCCTTTGGTCCCGGTTTTCACCCATAATGCCTGCGATATTCTCTCGCTGGCGTGCCTGACGGCCATCGTGCCGGCGGCGTTCCGCGACCCGGCGCGGCTCTCGCACCCGGCGGAGATGGCCGCCCTGGCCCGCTGGTTTCACCGCGAGGGGATGCTGGAAGAGGCGCTGCGGCTGCTCGAGGCGGCGCTGCGCCGCCCGCTGCGGGAAGACCTGCTCTGGGACGCGTTGTGGGAGGCAGCCGAGATCGAACGCAGGCTCGGACGGACGGAGGCGGCGGTGGCCCGCTGGACCGAACTGTCGGCCGTCGCCAATCCGTTCCGGGCGCAGGCGCTCGAAAAACTTGCCATTTATTACGAGCACCGCGAGAAAAACCCCGCCATGGCGCTGGAAATGGCCCTTGCGGCACAGGCCATTTCTCCCTCAGAAGATCTGGAGAAGCGCATCACCAGACTGCGGGCCAAGGCATCGATTCCGCGTCCGCCGCGGCTGATTTAAACAGAGACTGGCGGGACGCCCGCCCCGGCTTTCCGCCTCTCTTCAGACAGGGCAAGACTCAGGGGCCGGCGGCCCGGTATGAGGCATCCGAATACTGCCAGGCACCGTCCACATAGGACCAGAGACGCACGTAAATTACCTGACCGTTCACCGGCAGATTGCTGACTGTCGCTGATGTATTTGTCCCCTGATCGGCCCCATAAATATTGTTATTTCCGGCGCTGGTGCCAATGAAAAGCCAGAACTTTTCCACCCGCGAGCCCGGCGTCCAGGTGAAAGTGACCGTGGAACCGGGCAGCGTCGAGCCGGGCGCGGGCGCGGCAATCTGGCCCTTTTCGCCCGGCGGACGGACGCCCGAGGCCGTGTACGTGTAATCGTTGAACTGCCAGGCGCCCTGAATATAAGACCAGAGCCGCACGTACACCGGCAGTCCGTCGGCGGGCAGGTTGGTCACCGTCGCGCTCAGGGACGTCCCCATGTCCTGGCTGAAAATGGTATTGCCACCGGGCCAGCGCCCCACGAACAGGTAATAGCGCGTCACCGCCTGGCCGGCGCTCCACTGGAAGGTGACCGAGGTTCCCGCCAGCACGGCGCCCGGGACCGGGGACTGGATCTCCGCTTTGGCCGGCGTTACGGATCCGGCCGCACGGTACGTGTAGTCGTTGAACTGCCATGCGCCGTCGATGTAGGACCATAGACGCACGTAGATGGTGGCGCCGTCCACCGGCAGGTTGGTGACGGTGGCTTGCTGAGCCGTGTCCATGTCCTGGCTGAAGAGGGTGTTACCGCCCTGCCAGAGTCCGATGAAGAGGTAATAGCGGCTGACGGCCACTCCCGCACTCCAGCGGAAGGTGGCGGTGGAACCGGCCAGCGTGGAGCCAGGCGCGGGATCCGTGATCTGCGCCTTTTCTGGGGCGACCATGCCGGCGGCCCTGTACTGGTAATCGTTGTAGACCCATTGATTGTCGATGTAAGACCACAGCCGCACGTAGATGGTGCGCCCGTCCACGGGAAGTCCGCTCACCGGCGCGGACGTCAGCAGCCCCTGGTCAGCCGAATAGATGGTGTTGCCGCCCGGCCAGAGTCCCACCATGAGCCAGAATTGCTGCACCCCATCGCCGGGCGACCACTGGAAGGTGACCGTGCTTCCGGGCAGCGTCGAGCCCGGCGCGGGCGAGAGGATCTCCCCTTTCTGTGCGGTGCGCGGCCCGGCGTCGGCCAGCGTTCGGAGCGCGTCCCGGACGGCCAGCGCCATCTGCATCTGTTGCGCTGGCGTGGCCGCAGCGCGGCCTGCGTCGAGGACGAGTCCGGCCACGGCGTCCGGGAAGCAGCCGTCGCAGGCGGCGGCTCGCATGTCGGCGAGCGAGCGCTGCAAGAGGGCCGCCGCGCGCATGGCGGCGCCATTGGCCTGGATGGTCGGCGACTCCTGCCCGGTGGCGCGCAGATACAGCACCACTCCGGCCTCCGGGAGGCGGTCCGGCGGAAGCACCTCGTAGCCCTCGGAAGCGGCCAGCGTGCCGATGATGTCGCGCAGCGGCGCAGCATTCTCATCGAGAGGGACGATGGCCAGGCGCGTGGCCTGCGGCGGCTCCGGGAAGGCCCTGGGCTGGCGCGCCCGGGCAGGCCGCGCCTGTTCGGCCAGGGCCGCGCCCCCCAGGCAGACCACCGCGATGACGGCCAAAGACACGGTGAGCGGGATTCGGGAGTTCATCCCTTCCAGTTTCGGCCAGCAGTCGCGGAGAGGGAATAGGCCGGAAAAGTCTGGCAGTCATGGTACTGGCAAGGGTAAAAGGGCTGGCAGCGGGCGGGGCTGGGTTGAGGACTGCCTGTCAGGCGGCTTGAGGCAGTTCGGCCGCGGCCGTGATTTCGAGGATCTGCTCTTCGTCAATGAGGCCGGTGAGTCCTGCGCCTTTTGGGCGCTGCCCGACGCGGCGAATGAGGTTCGAGCAGGATTCGACGCCCTTGTCTTCGAGGCGCTCCATGCTGGCCGGGTCGATGTGCTCGACGGCCTCGACGCTATCGACGGTGATGGCGGCCAGCGTGCCGGCGGTATGGACGATGATGGCCACAGGGCGGTAGTTCTCCTCCAGCACAGTCTCAAAGTTGGAAAACAGATCCAGCAGCCGCGCCAGCGTGGTTTCACGGGTGGAGGCGATGATCTTTTCCGCCTCGTCAAACTTCTCCGCCTTCTTGAGGTCTTCCACCCGGACGGCGATGGCGTGGATGGCCTTGTGCGGCCCGTCCATTTTCCTTACCAGGGCGGATACGGTGAGGTTGTTCGTGCGGAAGTTGTCGTACCACCGGCCGAAGGCGCACGCGTGCGGGTCCGTGGCGAGGCTGAATGGCCGCCGCTCCTCCACGGACCGTTGCAGCTCCTCCATCCAGGCCATGTGGTCCGCGGCACGGGCAGTGATCAGCGCAGCGAGATCGTCGAGCTCCTCCTTCGCCCCCGGCATTCCCAGCCGCTTGCGCAGGTCGATGCAGGGGATGATTTTGCCGCGCCAGTTCATCACGCCGCGGAAATAGTCCGGCATTCGGGGCACCGGCGTGACCTCGGGCTGGATGACCAGTTCCCGGACCACGGAACTGTGCAGCGCCGCCATCTGGTGGTGGACGCGCGCAACCACCCAAGGCATCTGAGCGGCATCAGCAGACGGCATCGTGAGGGTTGGCATGGCTCGATACGGCGGCGCAGCCCGGCGGCCGCGCCTGTCCCTCATATCGGCAGGGCTGGCGCCGTTTTGAGCCGTCGCGCCCGCGGCGGCTCAGGAGGCCAGCTGGGCGCGCTGCCTCTGGAGCAACAGATCCTCGAACGAGTAGTCGATGGTCTGCTTCGGGTGATGCCGCAGATACCAGCGGTAGGTCTCTTTCAGGCCGTCGATGAAGGGCGTCGGCTTGAAGCGCAGCACGCGCTGCGCCTTGCTGATGACCATGGTGACCGGCGGCAGGTCGAAATAGACGCCAAAATAGAGCTTCGGTCCCATCGGATGGCCGCCGGCGCGCAGGATGCGTTCGCGCGGCACGCGCGCCACGGTGGTCTGTTTGCCGCAGGCCTCGAAGTAGGCCTCGATGAGCTCGGCCTGCGTCAGCGGGCGCGCGTTGGCGATGTTGAAGGCGTGGCCGAGGGCGGCGGGCGTCTCCACCGCGCGGATCATCGCGCCGACGAGGTCCTTCACATAGACAAACTGCATCAGGCGGCGCCCGTCGCCTGGCAGAATGATGGGCCGCTTGTCGCGGATGCGATCCCAGAAGAACTGCTCGCGGTAGATCGGGTTGCCGGGTCCGTAGACGAACGGCGGGCGGATGGTGGTGATCGGCGTGCCGTAGCGGTGGAAGAGGCGGAACAGCGCGCGCTCGCTCTGCGCCTTGTTGCGAACGTAGGAGTCCGGATGGTCATCGGGCGCCAGGGCGTCGCCCTCGTGATGGTTCAACCCGTCGCCATAGGCCGCCACCGAGGAGACGAAAACGTAGCGGCCGATGCTGCCGGTGAGGAAGTGGGCCGTTTCCGCGACGGCCGAGGCCGGCGTGCCGCGCTCCCAGTCATAGGCGAGGTCGAAGACGGCGTCAAACGTGTGGCCGTTGAGAGTGGCGCGCACCTGGCGGGGATCATTGCGGTCGGCCTGGAAGTTGGCCACGCGCTTGCCGAGGTCGTGTTCGGGCCTGCGGTGCAGGATGGCGACTTCATGGCCGCCTTTGAGCAGCGTCTGGACCAGATGCCGGCCGATGAACTGCGTGCCGCCGATGACGAGAGCCTTCATGGATGCTTCCTGCTCCTGTTGACAGCGCCTAGTCGTAGTACTCGAGGCCGAGATGCGTGATCAGGTCCTCGCCCTGCATCCAGCGCAGGGTGTTCTTCAGCTTCATGAGCTGGATGAAGATGTCGTGCTCGGGATACAGCCCGGGCGCCGTCATCGGCGCCTTGAAGTAGAAGCTCAGCCACTCCTGGATGCCCCGCATGCCGGCGCGCTGGGCCAGATCGAGGAACAGCACCAGGTCGAGCACCAGCGGCGCGGCGAGAATCGAGTCCCGGCAGAGGAAATCGATCTTGATCTGCATCGGATAGCCGAGCCAGCCGAAGATGTCGATGTTGTCCCAGCCTTCCTTGGCATCGCCGCGCGGCGGGTAGTAATTGATCCGCACCACGTGGTGGATGTTCCGGTACAGCATCGGATAGAGGTGCGGCTGGAGGATCGTGTCGAGCACGCTGAGCTTGGTTTCTTCTTTGGACTTGAACGAACCGGGGTCGTCCAGCACTTCGCCGTCCCGGTTGCCGAGGATGTTGGTGGAGAACCAGCCGTGCACGCCGAGCATGCGCGCCTTCAGGCCCGGCGCGATCAGCGTCTTCATGAACGTCTGGCCGGTCTTGAAATCCTTGCCGC
Encoded here:
- a CDS encoding epimerase, with the translated sequence MKALVIGGTQFIGRHLVQTLLKGGHEVAILHRRPEHDLGKRVANFQADRNDPRQVRATLNGHTFDAVFDLAYDWERGTPASAVAETAHFLTGSIGRYVFVSSVAAYGDGLNHHEGDALAPDDHPDSYVRNKAQSERALFRLFHRYGTPITTIRPPFVYGPGNPIYREQFFWDRIRDKRPIILPGDGRRLMQFVYVKDLVGAMIRAVETPAALGHAFNIANARPLTQAELIEAYFEACGKQTTVARVPRERILRAGGHPMGPKLYFGVYFDLPPVTMVISKAQRVLRFKPTPFIDGLKETYRWYLRHHPKQTIDYSFEDLLLQRQRAQLAS
- the yprB gene encoding hypothetical protein, whose protein sequence is MNEALRKQLELLRRRIARIEARAPRPAQPAPLPADLGREVETPLGRHWELERRWPAHHLHGSADVGALADLPPDLLAALSEEAAGCAPHEWVFLDTETSGTSGGSGTFAFLVGTGRITPAGFVVRQFFMREHGEEPSMLGALAQHLAQFRLVVTYNGKAFDLPLLETRYRLARQRPPFAHLVHVDLLHSARRLWRLALESCRLMDLEARILGFERQGDPGGALIPRLYLEFLRTGNFRPLVPVFTHNACDILSLACLTAIVPAAFRDPARLSHPAEMAALARWFHREGMLEEALRLLEAALRRPLREDLLWDALWEAAEIERRLGRTEAAVARWTELSAVANPFRAQALEKLAIYYEHREKNPAMALEMALAAQAISPSEDLEKRITRLRAKASIPRPPRLI